The genomic region TCGCGCACGACGATTTTGATTGCCCATCGCATTTCGACTGTGAAAGATGCCGACCATATTATTGTGCTGGATGAGGGGCGCATTGTAGAGCAGGGGTCACACGATGAATTGGTTGCGCACGATGGAATTTATGCGGATATGTTTCGACGCCAGCATCTGGCTCGGGAATTGGAAATATTGTAATGGAAGAAGAGGAAATTGGTCATAAGGGTTTTGATCTGCGTTTGATGGCGCGGTTGATGAACTTTCTCAGGCCCTACAAGTGGTGGGTTGTTCTCACGTTTGTGCTCATTATTGTCGCAGCGGTTGTGCGACAGGCCGGGCCTTATTTGACCAAGATTGCGGTGGATGATTATATCGTGCCGGGAGATGCGGATGGGTTGACCTATCTGGTCATGCTCTATATTGGTCTGCTTGTCGCGCAATTTGGTGTGGGGTATTGCCAGAGCTGGACGACCAATATGATCGGGCAATGGGCTATGCACGATGTGCGGTTGCAGATTTTTATGCATTTGCAGCGGTTGCCCATGCGTTTTTTCGACCGCACGCCTGTGGGCCGTTTGATGGCGCGCAATACAAATGATGTGGATGCCCTCAACGAGTTGTTTACCGATGGCATTGTGTCGATGATTAGCGATATTTTTACGATTATCACGATTCTCGCATACATTTTTTATATGGATGTCACGCTCGGCTTGTTGATCTGTCTCGCATTGCCGGTGGCTTTTGTCGCAACCGTGTGGCTGCAGAATAAGACCTTTTTTGCGTATCGCGTTGCGCGCACCTTATTCGCGCGATTTAGTTCATCGCTGCAGGAGACTGTGTCCGGGATGGAGGTGGTGCAGTTATTTGGTTGTGAAGATCGCTGTGTGAAGCGGTTTGAAGATCCGAATAAGGAGTATCTGGATGCGCGGCTAAAGAGTTCGTTTTACCATGCGATTTATTTTCCGATTATGGAGTTGGGCGGTGTTTTGTTGTCCGCACTGGTGTTGTGGTATGGCGGCGCGCGGGTGCTGGATGGGGAAATTCAGTGGGGCGTGCTCGTGGCGATGTTGCAATATGTTCCGCGGTTTTTTATGCCCCTCCGCGATATTGCCGATCGTTTTACCGTGCTTCAGGTTGCGATGGCGTCTTCAGAGCGCATTTTTGAGTTGTTGGATGCGAAGCCAGAATCACTTGGCGGCACTGTGAAGGCCGATCACTTGAAGGGCGAGATCGCGTTTCAGAATGTCTGGTTTGCGTACAATGAAGGCGAATGGGTGTTGCGCGATGTGTCTTTTCGCGTTGCGCCGGGGCAGAGTTTGGCATTGGTTGGGGCGACGGGCGCGGGTAAGAGTACTGTGATTAGTCTGGTGTGTCGGTTCTACGATATTCAGCGGGGTGCGATTCTGGTGGATGGTGTCGATATTCGCGAGTGGGATGTCGAGGAGCTTCGCAGGCGCATTGGGGTCGTGCAACAGGATGTTTTTCTTTTTGCTGGCGATATTGAGGCCAATATCAGTTTGGGACATCCGCGCATTAGCCGCCAGGAGGTCGAGCAAGCCGCGCGCGATGTCAATGCAGACCGGTTTATCGACAAGTTGCCCGCTACTTATGAGCACGAGGTCCTGGAGCGGGGTAGTTCGCTTTCGGTTGGTCAGCGTCAGTTGATATCTTTTGCGCGCACGCTGGCTTCTGGTCCAGATATTCTCATTCTGGATGAGGCGACGGCGAATGTGGATACGGAGACCGAGATGTGGATTCAGGATGCGGTGGCAAAATTGATGCGGTCGCGGACTTCGATTGCGATTGCACACCGCCTTTCTACCATTCGAAATGCGGATAATATTCTGGTGATGCACCGCGGGCAAATCCGCGAGGAAGGCGACCACGATACGCTGCTCAAGCAGAATGGGATTTATGCCCGGCTTTATCAGTTGCAGTATCAAGAGGAATAGGGGATTCGTCTATTCGTTATTTTCAAGGAGGTGCAATATGTTGTTTGGAGAAGGCGATTATCGGTACGAGGAAGTCGAGGGGTGGGCGAAATTGCCCGAGGGGTGGGTGTTTACGCAGGTGTCGGATGCTGCGGTGGATTCACAGGGCCGCATTTACGCCTTTACGCGCGGTGTTCATCCCGTGGTCGTGTTTGATAAGGATGGCAATTTTATTACGTCGTGGGGGTATGGCGATTTTGGTATTTCGCCGAATTTGATCAGTCAGTCACACGGCATTTTTATCGATCCGGACGATAAGGTGTTTTTGACGGATTCGTATCAGCATATTGTCAGGCGTTATACCCGGTTGGGCGAGTTGGAGCGCGAATGGGGCACCCGCGGGGTTCCCGGTCCGACGTTTCATCGCAGGGAATACAATATGCCAACGGGTGTTGCTTATGCGCCAGATGGCAATTCGTTTTACGTGTCGGATGGGTATGGCAGCCGGTGTGTTCACAAGTATTCGCGCGATGGCGAGCATATCGCGGTGTGGGGCGAAGGGGGGAGTGGACCGGGGCAGTTTGCATTGGTGCACAATATCGGGTGCGATAAGACCGGGCGGGTTCTGGTGTGCGACCGGGAGAATAGCCGCATTCAGATTTTTGATCCAGATGGGAAGTTTATGGAGATGTGGACCGATGTGATGATGCCGGGCGATGTGTGGATTACGGATGACAATACGATTTATGTGGCGGAGCAAGGGGGCGGGGGGCGCATCAGCGTGTGGTCTGCGGATGGGGAGTTGATTTGCCGCTTTGAAGATAAGAGTGCTGTGCAGTCGCCGCACGGGCTTTGCGTGGATGACGAGGGTAGTATTTATGTGGCTGAGATCGGTATGGAGGGACAGGGACAGCGGTTGCAAAAATTTGCGAGGGTTTAGGGTTTTTAAGTAATCACAACATAGGGAGGGGTTTATGGCTACACCAAATCGCATTCTCGAGCGTTATCGCAATGGCGAAAAAGCCGTTGGCGTGCAGATGAGTTTTGTTTCAGAAATTGTGATCGAAGTGGCGGCTAAGATGGGGATGGATTTTATTTCGCTGGATGGGCAGCACGGCGCATTGACGCTGCCGACTATTGAGACGGTCTGTCGCCTTTGCGATGCTTATGGTATGACGCCGACTATGCGGGTTGTGGATCAGTCCGAGGCGGCTATTTTGACGGCGCTGGACCGGGGCATGCAGATGATTACGGTGCCCAATTTGCAGACTGCCGAGGAAGCCGAGCGGATTGTCCAGTTTGGTTTTTACGGGCCTTTGGGTCGGCGGAGCGCGATGAGCCAGCGCGTGGCTTATGGTTTGAACGATACCAGTGATAGTCGAAAGATTTTTGAGTTTACAAATGACAATACCATTATTGTGCCGCAGCTCGAGAGCAAGACGGCTTTTGACAATTTGGATGAGATTCTTCAGGTTGACGGGCTTATGTTTTTTGCGGGTGGTCCTCAAGATATCGCGCAGTCCATGGGGTATCCCGGAGAGCCGAATCATCCGGCGTGTATAGCGGCGTATGAGGCGGCGTGTGATAAGGTACGTGCGGTGGGGAAGCACATGAGTGGCGATGTGATGGTTAGTTTGGATGCTTTTGGGGCGATCTACGATGCGGGGAAGGCGTTGCTCGAAGCACACGGCCGCGAGTGTGGTATGAAGATTGGTTGAATTGCGAGGTGAGTTTGTCTAAGGGACAGGTAGAATCCGAGGAGGCAGAACCGCTGTCTCCTCGGGCGGCCCGGCGCGTGTTGATTAGCCTGATGTTTTCGTCTATGCTGATGCCTATGGTGGCTGGCATGTCGCGGGTTGCATTGCCGGTTATTCGGGATGATTTTGGGATTCCCGCAGATTTGACGGCGTGGGTTCTGGCAGCTTTTATGCTGCCTTTTGTCGTTTTGATGCCGATTTATGGGCGTTTGAGCGATGGCGTTGACCGGCGGCTGTTGATTCTGTTGGGGACTGTGATTTTTGGCGTTGGTTCCACGATGACGTTTCTGGCGCCGAATATGCGCTGGTTGATGGCTGGCAGGGCGATTCAGGGTATTGGCGTGGGGGGGATGACGCCGATGGGTATGGCGTTGCTTGTGTCGATTTTTAGTGAGGGAGAGCGCGGGCGCGTCCTGGGGACGTGGAGTGCGGTGGGTCCGGCGATGAGTTTTTCGTCGTCGTTTGTCGCGGGTATTCTCATTGCTCTTTGGGGATGGCGCGCCGCTTTTGTGCCGGGTCTTTTGCTCAGTGTTGTGACTTTTGTCGCGATTTACAGGGGGGTGCCTTCTCAGGTGATTGGAGAGGCGTCTAAATTTTTGCGGCAGTTCGATTGGGGTGGGGTCGGGTTGTTGTCGGGTGGGATTGTGTTTTTGATGTTTTACCTTTCCAGTCGGTCTGTGACGGGGGTTGCCCCGTTTGAGGATTGGCGGTTGCTTTTGGGCGCGGGGTTGTTTTTTGCCGGTTTCTGGTGGTGGGAAAGAGGGCGGAGAGATCCTTTTCTTCCGCTCAATTTTTTTGGCAATCGCATGTTTTGTCGGGTGACGTTTTGCGCTTCGATGCGGATGTTTGTGCAGGGCGGTATTGGGGTGTTGATGCCGCTGTATCTGGTCGATGTTCACCGCATGGGTCCGGCACTGTTGGGCGTGTTTTTGATTATTAGTTCTGCGGCGATGACGCTGATTGTTCGGTTTGGCGGGCAGATGTCCGATCGTTTTCAGAGTCGGTGGCTGGTGATGATTGGGATGTTTGTGCAGTTGACGGTGATGCTGTCTTTTGCCCATTTGTCCGATGCGATTTCGACCTGGGTTATTGCTGGTTTGCTGACGTACTACGGGCTTGGCGCTGGGTTGATGCTGGCTGCTTTGCACAGTACGGTTATGGGTACTGTCGATTCAGATCAGATGGGTGCTGCTGCAGGTCTTTATAGTATGTTGCGGTTTATGGGGATGGCGATCAGTACGGCACTGATCGGGGTGGTGTTGCAGTTTTTCTTCGATGCAAACCTGTCCACGCTCGATGCGTACCAGAATGTGTTTATGGTGCTTGCGATATTTCCCGTTCTGGGGATGATTGTGGGGTTTGGATTGCGGGAGAAGAGGTTGTGAAGCACATTAATCATCACCCAATAGCTTCTGTGCGTTTTGATATGTTATTTTGTCAAATGCCTCTTTTGGTAAGTTCAGGCGCTGTAGATAGTCCATCAGGCGCGTGTCGAAATAATCCCTTCCAAATAACAGGCTATCTTGAAAATCGATCAAGAACTGTCTGCCAAATGCTTCGTCTCTGCTGATTGCGGTGAGTCCCGATCCCGCGGAGAGGTCGGCGTATAGATTGTCGTATTTTTTGAGCATCTGGGGTACTTTGCCGCCCGGTTCAACCGGACCTTTGGGATAGGCTTCTTTGTCGAATTTGCCGTCGCCGGAAATGTGTGCCCAGAATCCCGGGGCGTGGCCGATGAAGTTGGTTTCGGGACATGCAATAATCGCCCGTTCAAATGCTTCGATGCTGCCGCCATACCACCAGTTTGGTCGCGGATAATCCCCGCGTCCGTGATCTATGGGGTAGTCGAGATGGATCGTGATCGGCAAGCCCATGTCACCGCAGGCGTGATAGAGTCTGAGGGCATCCGGGTCGTCAAATACGACTCGTACCTTTAGTTCGCTGGCAACGCGAATCCCGTGAATTTCTACGGCTGCTTTCAGGCGGTCAATTGCGTCGGGCCGCTTTGGATGTGGCATATATCCCAGTACAAATCGGTCAGGGGCTGTGCGCCCTACCTGTATCACGTCTTCGAGGGGGATGCACACGCCTGTTGGAGGCAATACGTTGTGATAGCTGGGACTGTATTCGTCTTCTGGCGCTTCCCAGGAAAAGAGCCATAACTGGTCGATGTTTTGCTCGTCCATGTTTTTTAAGATTTTTTCGGCGTTGAATCCGTGCCAGTTTGGGTGATTGTGCGCGTCGATTAACATGTGAATCTCCTTTTAGATCAGATACTCGCCATCCCGGATGATTTGGCGTGTTTTCCCGTCTGCTGAAATCAACAGGAGTGACGCCACTTGTATCGGGCTGTCTTTGGCATAGACGATGTCTTCGTGAACAATATGTGCGGGGGATTTGAATTGTTCTGGCCCAATTGTGCCGCCGAGATGTTCGCTGCGTCCATAAGCCCAGTGAAAGCCCGCTTTTTCATCTTCTAAGACATTGCCCCAAACAACGGCTTTGGGGTTACATCCCAGGGCGAGTTCGGCGATGTTGCCGCGCGTCGGGTCTTCTTCGAAATAGGCTTTGAAGCTCGCGGCCTGTGTTGTTTCTCCCGCGACATCTACGATCCGATTGTTCTCGACCCGAAATACGATGACATCGCCGTTGTCACTGACGGGTATTTCACCTTCCGTGCGACTCGGGTCGCCCTTTCTTTCTCCTTCATAGGGTACCTGGAAACTCTCGCCACTCGGCAAATTGATAATGGGAAATGCCGAGTTTGCCTTTTCTCGGGGCAGTTGTCCGTCGTCTTTGTGGGCTTCTCCGTAGCGCAGGTCAACGGTCCATTTGTGGCCGGTTGAAAAAATAACCCGTGCGTATTCTGCTTCGGAGAGGGCGTCCATTAATATCTGGCAGCGGCGCGCCACTTCGGTATAATCCGCAGAGAGCGCGGTTTCTTCCATGCGGCGGGCAACGCCTGGCAATGATGCGGCGCGAAAATCATTGCGTGAACGCGCCCACATAGATAGGGGTGCCGTGGCGGAGAATTGCGTGAGTGCATTTACTATTGTCGCTTGCGTCAGGCCGTCGCGCAAGGGGATGGGTTCGCCTTTGTCGAGGGGCAAATTGCCATTGTGCGCGCCGGTCGCGGGAAAGGTAATGAGAGGCTGGACGTCAAAGCCAATCTGTTCGCCGAGCGATACCCAGGCTGCACGCCATTCGGCGGCCATTTCTCTGCGTTCGCGCCAGGTCTCGCTATCGCGCAGTTCACCGTGCGGGACATCGGCTATGATGGCTACTGTTTCGTCGGGTTCGGGATGAAATACATCTGTGAATAATTTGTGTAAGTCCATTTTACAGGTTGTCCAATACAGCGCGCAGTTGCCGCACGCCTTTTAGCATGAGGTCTGGGGATCCCCAGTGTTCGATGCTCACGTTGCCCGTATAACCGTCTGATAGGACCATTTTGAGCAGGTCTTCGTATTTTATATCGCTGTCGCGAATGGGGTCCAGTTCTTTGTCGGGGTTGGGTTTGACGTGCAGATGGGTGATTCGTCCTTTGATCTGTTCGTATCCATCTGGGATAGCCTGTTCGCCACACCCGATGCCGTTGTTCACATCCCAGCAGAAGCTGAATCCCGATGTGTCGCCGAGGGCGTCGGCTACCATTCTCGCTTCCGCACAGGTGCCGGCAATGGTCGCGCCTTCGTTTTCCAGGGATAGGGTGACGCCTTCGCGTTCGGCTGTTTTGGCTATGGGTTCGAGAAATGGCACGATGACGTCGAGATAATTCTCAACGCCGGGTCGATTTGCCCGGTCTCCTTTTTTTCGATTGGGATTCCACAGGGAAAAGCCGCGGATGACGGTTGTATCAAACGCTTTTGCGAGTTCGATCATGCGGTCAAATATGCGCTGGTGTTCGGCTTTTTCCTGGTCGCTGTCGTGGGCGCATTTGCCCACGGGCGAGCCGACAGACATAACGGTTACATTGTACTTTGCCAGTACGTCCTGGACGCGCTGCAATTCGTCGTTGTCGATTTCCTGGACGCGTTTGCCCCAGATGCCGCCGCGCAGTTCAATTCCCGTTGCACCCGCTTCTACGCCCAGGCGCACAGATTTATCAAAGTCGGCTTTGTCAATTTCATCTGCAAAATAACACAGTTCCATCCGTTCCTCCTGTAAATGGTTATACGAATCAACGAATCAACGAATCAACGAATCAATGAAACAGGTAATGTACCTGAAAGCCGTCATTGCGGCATGGTTTTAGCCGCAATCCAGAGATTTTGGGTAGTTGGGCGGGGTTCGTCTATTCGTCTATTCGTCTATTCGCGCTTTATAAAAGGTAGTATATTTCTTTTATCTCGTGCTTTCCCACAATAAATATAATATCTCCCCTCACAGTCAAAGAAAAACGCGACCCACGCGAGTTTATTTTTCGTTTTTAATTTTCGAT from Gemmatimonadota bacterium harbors:
- a CDS encoding ABC transporter ATP-binding protein; translation: MEEEEIGHKGFDLRLMARLMNFLRPYKWWVVLTFVLIIVAAVVRQAGPYLTKIAVDDYIVPGDADGLTYLVMLYIGLLVAQFGVGYCQSWTTNMIGQWAMHDVRLQIFMHLQRLPMRFFDRTPVGRLMARNTNDVDALNELFTDGIVSMISDIFTIITILAYIFYMDVTLGLLICLALPVAFVATVWLQNKTFFAYRVARTLFARFSSSLQETVSGMEVVQLFGCEDRCVKRFEDPNKEYLDARLKSSFYHAIYFPIMELGGVLLSALVLWYGGARVLDGEIQWGVLVAMLQYVPRFFMPLRDIADRFTVLQVAMASSERIFELLDAKPESLGGTVKADHLKGEIAFQNVWFAYNEGEWVLRDVSFRVAPGQSLALVGATGAGKSTVISLVCRFYDIQRGAILVDGVDIREWDVEELRRRIGVVQQDVFLFAGDIEANISLGHPRISRQEVEQAARDVNADRFIDKLPATYEHEVLERGSSLSVGQRQLISFARTLASGPDILILDEATANVDTETEMWIQDAVAKLMRSRTSIAIAHRLSTIRNADNILVMHRGQIREEGDHDTLLKQNGIYARLYQLQYQEE
- a CDS encoding peptidyl-alpha-hydroxyglycine alpha-amidating lyase family protein, producing MLFGEGDYRYEEVEGWAKLPEGWVFTQVSDAAVDSQGRIYAFTRGVHPVVVFDKDGNFITSWGYGDFGISPNLISQSHGIFIDPDDKVFLTDSYQHIVRRYTRLGELEREWGTRGVPGPTFHRREYNMPTGVAYAPDGNSFYVSDGYGSRCVHKYSRDGEHIAVWGEGGSGPGQFALVHNIGCDKTGRVLVCDRENSRIQIFDPDGKFMEMWTDVMMPGDVWITDDNTIYVAEQGGGGRISVWSADGELICRFEDKSAVQSPHGLCVDDEGSIYVAEIGMEGQGQRLQKFARV
- a CDS encoding aldolase/citrate lyase family protein — its product is MATPNRILERYRNGEKAVGVQMSFVSEIVIEVAAKMGMDFISLDGQHGALTLPTIETVCRLCDAYGMTPTMRVVDQSEAAILTALDRGMQMITVPNLQTAEEAERIVQFGFYGPLGRRSAMSQRVAYGLNDTSDSRKIFEFTNDNTIIVPQLESKTAFDNLDEILQVDGLMFFAGGPQDIAQSMGYPGEPNHPACIAAYEAACDKVRAVGKHMSGDVMVSLDAFGAIYDAGKALLEAHGRECGMKIG
- a CDS encoding MFS transporter is translated as MSKGQVESEEAEPLSPRAARRVLISLMFSSMLMPMVAGMSRVALPVIRDDFGIPADLTAWVLAAFMLPFVVLMPIYGRLSDGVDRRLLILLGTVIFGVGSTMTFLAPNMRWLMAGRAIQGIGVGGMTPMGMALLVSIFSEGERGRVLGTWSAVGPAMSFSSSFVAGILIALWGWRAAFVPGLLLSVVTFVAIYRGVPSQVIGEASKFLRQFDWGGVGLLSGGIVFLMFYLSSRSVTGVAPFEDWRLLLGAGLFFAGFWWWERGRRDPFLPLNFFGNRMFCRVTFCASMRMFVQGGIGVLMPLYLVDVHRMGPALLGVFLIISSAAMTLIVRFGGQMSDRFQSRWLVMIGMFVQLTVMLSFAHLSDAISTWVIAGLLTYYGLGAGLMLAALHSTVMGTVDSDQMGAAAGLYSMLRFMGMAISTALIGVVLQFFFDANLSTLDAYQNVFMVLAIFPVLGMIVGFGLREKRL
- a CDS encoding amidohydrolase family protein; the protein is MLIDAHNHPNWHGFNAEKILKNMDEQNIDQLWLFSWEAPEDEYSPSYHNVLPPTGVCIPLEDVIQVGRTAPDRFVLGYMPHPKRPDAIDRLKAAVEIHGIRVASELKVRVVFDDPDALRLYHACGDMGLPITIHLDYPIDHGRGDYPRPNWWYGGSIEAFERAIIACPETNFIGHAPGFWAHISGDGKFDKEAYPKGPVEPGGKVPQMLKKYDNLYADLSAGSGLTAISRDEAFGRQFLIDFQDSLLFGRDYFDTRLMDYLQRLNLPKEAFDKITYQNAQKLLGDD
- a CDS encoding aminopeptidase encodes the protein MDLHKLFTDVFHPEPDETVAIIADVPHGELRDSETWRERREMAAEWRAAWVSLGEQIGFDVQPLITFPATGAHNGNLPLDKGEPIPLRDGLTQATIVNALTQFSATAPLSMWARSRNDFRAASLPGVARRMEETALSADYTEVARRCQILMDALSEAEYARVIFSTGHKWTVDLRYGEAHKDDGQLPREKANSAFPIINLPSGESFQVPYEGERKGDPSRTEGEIPVSDNGDVIVFRVENNRIVDVAGETTQAASFKAYFEEDPTRGNIAELALGCNPKAVVWGNVLEDEKAGFHWAYGRSEHLGGTIGPEQFKSPAHIVHEDIVYAKDSPIQVASLLLISADGKTRQIIRDGEYLI
- a CDS encoding sugar phosphate isomerase/epimerase; protein product: MELCYFADEIDKADFDKSVRLGVEAGATGIELRGGIWGKRVQEIDNDELQRVQDVLAKYNVTVMSVGSPVGKCAHDSDQEKAEHQRIFDRMIELAKAFDTTVIRGFSLWNPNRKKGDRANRPGVENYLDVIVPFLEPIAKTAEREGVTLSLENEGATIAGTCAEARMVADALGDTSGFSFCWDVNNGIGCGEQAIPDGYEQIKGRITHLHVKPNPDKELDPIRDSDIKYEDLLKMVLSDGYTGNVSIEHWGSPDLMLKGVRQLRAVLDNL